The window ACATCCAAGTCTTCCGGAATCGGTTCATTGTACCATTCTTCCAACTGTTTTTTTAATTTTTCCATTTGTTCTAAATGAGTATTGAATTGATCTTTATAAATTAAATACTGTTCTCCGTCAAAAACAGCGCGGATTTTATTATGAAGTATCAAGCTTTCAATATACTTTTCCGGCAATGATAAATAATCCGCTGTTTCTTTTATCGTTAAATACATCCTTTCGCCTCTTTCTATCAATCTCTCTAATGCACCCATTCTGTACCACACTGACAAAAGGGTATTTCGTTCCATCATTTCTTTCTTAATATATGGGTTGCAAAGGTCAATATAAAACATAGGAGTATAAATGCGAAGAAATAAACATGCTCAATTTCAATATGGAAAACACTTAAGAGCATTTTTATGGATATAAAAACAATGATGACGTAAGCGGTAGTTTCCAGTTCTGGAATACGATCAATGAGCCGCAAAAACAACCCGGCGACTCCTCTCATCATCAGAACTCCCAACATTCCGCCAATCAACAGGACCCATACTTTTTCACTGATTCCGAAAGCTGCCAAGATGCTGTCAACAGAAAAAGCCGCATCCATCATCTCCACGGCCGCTACTGTACCCCAAAATGGCCCGAACAACTTGATTAATAAGCCATTTTTCTTGATCCCGGTAACCTCTTGATCCACTTTTTCGCCCATACTCTTATCGACAAAGTAATGGATAGACAACCAGGCAAGATAAAGTGCTCCAAGTACTTTAATCCACCATAGCTTAATTAAATAAACACCGATCCCAATGGCAATAAATCTTAAAAGATATGCACCAATCAGTCCGTAAAACAGCGCTTTTCTTCTTTGGGCACCGGGAAGATGGCGAACCATCACCGCTAATACTAAAGCGTTGTCGGAAGAGAGAAGCCCCTCTAAAACAACGAGAGTACCGATCAGTCCCCAGCTTACGGGATCCGTTAACACTTCCATCCACATGTCCCATTCAAAAAATTGTGCATAAGTCTTTGTGATGTCTTGAATTATCTCTGACATGAAGAGCCTCCTGTAATAAACAATGATGGGTTAGGATGTTTTCATCCCTATCATCTATTGCGTTCATTTGATTTTTCCGTAATAAAAAAATTCACTCACCTATATTCTAATCGGAAAAGACAAATATCCTGAAAGGTTAGTAAGTGAAAAAGGATGCCTATTCGACATCCTTTCTCCATTAATCGCAAAACTGATGAAGGGCATTCGTTAAATTGGTAACGATGTCTTCAACCTCATGGTATTCGATATCTTCCCTCGGAATAAAGTGAACAACTTCTTTGCCTTTTAATATGGCCATGGACGGCGATGAAGGCTCATAGCCTGTAAAATATTCCCGCATTTTGGCCGTAGCTTCCCGATCTTGTCCAGCAAAAACCGTCACCAAATGATCCGGCTTTTTCTCTGATTCTGCGATCGCCTTAACGGCTGCAGGACGAGCAAGCCCCGCAGCGCAGCCGCACATAGAATTGACAAATACTAGTGTCGTTCCTTCTGCTTGGTCCATGAAATGAACGACTTCTTCCGGTGTGATCAACTCTTGAAAACCGGCGTCCACCAATTCCTGTCTCATCGGCTTCACTAATTGTTTCATATATTCTTCATAAGCATTCGTCATTTCTTTTCCTCCGATTTTTCATTTTTTCGGGCTTCGGTCATTTGTTTCCAAACAGAACCTTTTCCCTCTTGTCCACCTTCTATTCGTTCGATTGCCATTTTAATCTGCATTTGCACTTCAAACTCCGGATCATTTTCCGCCGCTTTTAATGCCGGAAGGGCCGTTTCATCTCCGACTTCATATAAATACATGGCGGCACGCCATCGGACAATTTTGCTTTTATCCTTCAGAGCTTCACACATTGCAGGGATCGCTTCTTTAAATCCAAGGTCGGATAAACAATCTCCTGCTGTTCGGCGGACGGCCACCACCGGATCTTTTAACGCTTTATACAAAAGCGGCAATACTTTTTTATCTTTGATCATGCCTACATAGACCACTGCAAGTCTGCGAATGGCTACTTTATCATCGTTCATCGCTTTTTCAAGCAAGGGCAAATCGTCCAATGTAGGATCTTCCATTCGTTCCAACAGCTGATACCGCTTCCGCCAGTCCGATTCATCCAACATCTCGGGTGTCAACTTGACCCGTTCTGGCCTATACTCACTTTGACGTTCTCCTTGTCGGGCGCGATCAACGAGCGCATCCAGCCTTTCCCGGGTGTAAAGTGCGGTGATTTCTTCTATCATACTTTTTCCAATTTCATCCATATCCCCATACCGAACACCGTAATCTTTCCAAGTACGCTGCAGAACAAAATTGTCGCCATCTTGCTGAGCAGCTTCAAAAGCTTTAAGGAATTCCTGAGGCAGTCCAAATCGTTTTTCTTCTTGACCGTCATTTAATTTAATCTGCAATGGAATACCTTTAAACATTTGAACCGATACTTTTACTTCCCCAAAATGTTCATTGGCCGTTCTCTTTTCGGGCTTGGTTTCCACTTCTTCGCCAAATACGCGTCGTACTTTCGGCAAAATTTCTTGCCAATCATATTTTCCATTTCGTTCCACTGCCAAGAAATCTGCCACGTGATAAACGCCTTTTACCCCATCTATCTTTAATATGTCAGCGATGACTGGGGGCGCATCACTACTTTGCTCTTTCTTGTAATTATGGCTTTTCCCCGAGGGAAGTTCCTCATCCAATATAATTTTCATTGTATTAGGGCTAGGCGTAGGTTCTATTGCCACAATTTTCAAGTTTCTTCCTCCCCTCATCGAACCGGAAAATTCGTAACAATGCCATTGTATCATAAACGAGAGACAACCAATGAATGATTTGTCTATTAGGCTAATTCCGAAAGATAGCTCCACCGTTCAATCAAAAATTCGAGCTGTTCGTTTAATTGATTTAGTTCCTCCATGATCGACTGTGCCTTTTCAAAATCGCTTCCGGTTGTTTCTAGTTGTTGTTGCAACTCTTTGATCTTGTTTTCTGTATCCTCAATTTTGTCTTCAATTTCCTCCCATTCTTTTTTTTCTAAATACGTCATTCTTTTCTTTTCGGATTTTGCTGCTTTAGGTTTACGTTCCTCTTTCAACGGTGGAGAAGGTTTTTTCGCTGCCTCCTGCTCGTTCAAATAGTCACTGTAAGATCCGTAATAGTGACGTATGTTCCCCTCTCCTTCAAAAACGAGCAGCTCTTTGGCCGTTTTATCCAAAAAATAGCGATCATGGGAGACCGTTATGACCACGCCGGGAAAATCCTCCAAATAATCTTCCAACACCGTTAAAGTTTCCGTATCAAGATCATTCGTTGGTTCGTCTAAAAACAGCACATTGGGCTGTGACATTAACAGTTTTAATAAATAAAGCCGCCGCTTCTCGCCTCCGGACAGCTTTCGAATCGGCGTTCCATGCGTGTTCATCGGAAAAAGAAATCTTTCCAGCATTTGGGCGGCTGAAATGCGTTCACCGCTTTTTGTTTCAATCACTTCTGCTTCTTCTCGAACATAAGCGATGATCCGCTTATTTTCATCCATGTCGGTACGCTCTTGTGTGTAAAAAGCGATTTTAACGGTTGATCCAGTCACCAATTCTCCTTCATCCAAAGGAATTTTCCCAGCCAAAATATTTAAGAAGGTAGATTTGCCGCTCCCGTTTCGTCCGACAATCCCGATGCGGTCATGCGGCTTCACAATCCAATCAAAATTTTTCAATATGACCTTGTCGCCGAAAGCTTTAGAAGCATGTTTTAATTCAAACACTTGTTTCCCGAGGCGGCTTCCTTTCAATTGAATATCGAGCTGCTCTTTTTTGACGCGATTTTCCACTTTTTCTTCGAGCTTTTCAAAGCGTTCAATCCGTGCCTTTTGTTTTGTGGATCGTGCTTTAGCCCCTCGTTTTATCCACGCCAATTCTCTTCTGTACAAATTGCGGCGTTTTTTCTCCAGAGATTCTTCCTGTTCTTCACGCACCGCTTTCGCTTCCAGATAATCTTGGTAATTTCCTTTATAAAGAAAAATGTTTCCGTTTGCCAATTCAAACATTCGATTGGCAGTCGCATCGAGAAAATAGCGATCATGTGTAACAAAGAAAACAGATTTCGGATATTTGTTCAAAAAATCTTGAAGCCATTGAATCGTTTCAAAATCAAGATGGTTCGTTGGTTCGTCCAAGATCAGCAAATCAGGTGTTTCAATCAATACTTGCGCCAGGGCAACCCGTTTCTTTTGCCCTCCGGAGAGAGTCGCAATTTTTTGATCAAAATGATCGATCCCCAACTTCGTTAAAATCGTTTTGGCATTCGTGTTTGCTTCCCAAGCGTTCAGTGCGTCCATCTTTTTTTGTAGTTCAAACAATTTTTCCGTTAATTCCATCTTTTGCGGATATTTTTCTAGCAGCGACACGGTTGCTTCATATTCTTTTAAGAGACGGATCACCTCGGCTTCACTTTGGAAAATTTGATCTAAAACGGTTCGATCTCCTATTAGTTCCGGTTCTTGAGGAAGATACGCAATAGAATAATCATTCGGTGCGGATATCTCCCCTTCATCCGCAACGTCCTTTCCTGCGACAATTTTCAATAACGTCGATTTTCCTGTGCCGTTCACCCCGATTAACCCGATCCGTTCTTTTTCACCGATGGTAAATGAAATATCTTGAAACAATACTTTATCCCCATATGATTTAGACAAATGTTCAACGGATAAAATTTTCATATTCAACGTACAGGAGCCCTCCACAGCGAAAGGGGATGGTTGGCAGAAGCGTTCGCCAAATTTTCTCCTATACTTCCTCCTTTCATCTGAACGTAACGATAGCCTTTAAGAAAATGATTCTATCGTTTGCGACAATCCCCAATTTGGCGGCGAGGAATGCTCCGGCCTGTAAACAGAAACCATTTATATGAAACGTAAAAAACAAACATTTTTGCCGCTATTCTTTGAAATGACAGAATCCTTTCACGGAAAAGAACGATTATACATGCAGTAATCCGTCCGGTTGAACGACTTTCTTGATGAATAAACACGAGTGAATGATTCTCAATGGACATTTTAATCAAATTTCGAAATCCAAAAGGAATCCATTGTCGTGATATCAATCTTGAAGAGTCGCAACAAAAAATTCGATCAGTTGTTGCAAATCGTCCATCATGTCTTCCGTAATTAATCGTTCAAAACGGACCACTAATTCACACGATTTTCCCGACAAAGAAGAATCAATGTTTCTTGTTTCGAACATTCTTGGTTGTCCCCATGCTGCTTTCCATTTTCGGATTCTTTCTTTCGTCACGTCTTGCTCACTTCCGGAATAAACCACTTCAAGGAATGCTCCGCGTTGTTCGGCAGCCCCGTTGGCAAGCAATTCAGCGGACAACTGTTCCAAACGGGCATAAAGTCGGAAGGTGGCAAGAATATTCGAGCGCTCCTTTAATGAAAAGGAAAGCGAATATTTTCTCGAAAGCCGAGCTAAGTCTATAATATCATTTCTCTCTTTTATGGAGATGACTCCATTTAAATCCAAATCATAGAACAATCCTTCCGCCACTACTTTCATATTGTCAAAAGCCGTTGGATCAAACATGCCCTCACCTCTTTTTCACGCAAACAGTAAAAGAAAGAACCCAATAGGCTCTTTCTGTTAAAATAAACCGATCGCTCTTCCTTGTTCATCGACATCCATTTGATTGGCAGCAGGATGTTTGGGAAGGCCGGGCATGGTCAACACGTCTCCTGTCAGCGCGACGATAAAACCAGCACCTAATTTTGGCAGCAGCTCCCGTACGTGGATGACAAAGTCTCTTGGACGACCTAATTTTTCAGGATCATCCGATAAAGAGTATTGAGTTTTAGCCATGCAAATCGGCAAACCACTCCAACCATTCTCTTCAAACTCTTTCAATTGTTTGCGAGCTTTTGCCGAAAACTCAACCCCTTTTCCGCCATAAATCGATTGAACAATGGCCAAGATTTTTTCTTCCAAGCTTTGTTCAAGGGAGTACAGAGGACGGAAAGAATGATTGGACTGCTCGATCACTTTTAACACTTTTTCCGCCAAATCCAAGCCTCCTTTTCCGCCTTTTTCCCACACTTCCGTTAAGGCCACAGGGATTTGTTTTTCGGCACACCATTGAAAAAGTTCATTGATTTCGTTTTCCGTATCCGTTATAAACCGATTCACCGCTACGACAAGAGGCAGGTCAAATTGCTGGATGGATTCAATATGTTTTTGCAAATTCGCGATGCCTTTTCTTAAAGCGGACAGGTTTTCTTGATTTAATTCGCTTTTTCCTTGTCCGCCGTGCATTTTCAAGGCACGGATTGTCGCGACAATCACGACGGCATCCGGTTGAAATCCGGCAGCGCGCGTTTTGATATTGAGAAATTTTTCAGCTCCCAAATCAGCACCAAATCCTGCTTCTGTCACGACCACGTCCGCAAGTTTCAACGCAGCTTTTGTGGCCATTACACTATTGCAGCCGTGGGCAATATTGGCGAAAGGACCGCCATGAACCAGCGCAGGTGTATGCTCGATCGTTTGGACTAAGTTCGGCTTCAGAGCATCTTTTAACAATAGGGTAAGGGCCCCTTCAGCCCCAAGATCGCCAGCGGTTACGGGCTCTTTATCGTAATTGTAGGCGACTACCATTTGCGACAGCCTTCTTTTTAAATCCTGTAAATCGGTCGCGAGACAAAGGACCGCCATGATTTCAGAAGCAACGGTAATGTCAAAGCCATCTTCGCGCGGCACTCCCTGTGAAGGACCGCCTAATCCAACCACGATTTTTCTTAGCGCACGGTCGTTCAAATCCAATGATCGTTTCCAAACAATCCGTCTTGGGTCGATTCTCAACTCATTTCCTTGATGAATATGATTATCTAATAGAGCGGCCAAGGCATTATTCGCTGTCGTAATGGCATGGATGTCCCCGGTAAAATGCAAGTTAATATCTTCCATTGGCATGACTTGGGCATATCCCCCGCCTGCCGCTCCACCTTTTATTCCCATCGTCGGACCTAGCGAAGGTTCCCTCAACGCAATCATCGTTTTCTTGCCTAATTGCGAGAGAGCGTCTCCCAAGCCAACAGTGACCGTCGATTTCCCTTCACCCGCAGGAGTCGGATTAATGGAAGTAACGAGAATCAGTTTTCCGTTTGGTTTTGTATTCAATCGCTTTAACGTTTCATAGGACAACTTCGCTTTATATTTCCCATAAAATTCTAAATCTTCTTCTTCCAAACCAATCGATTTCGCGACTTCTTTTATCGGCTTGAGCTCCGCCTCTTGGGCGATCTCGATATCGGTCTTTACTTTCGTATGTATACCCATTTTTCTTTCCCCCATTGTGAATGAAAGTCTGTCATTTCAAAGGCCTTTGGCAAAGGTGCTCAATTCACCTTCTGCAGCAAAAAGACAGTCATAAAAGAAATCGCCTGTTTTAATGGGTCGGGGAGAGTGGATAATATGGTTCTGTCCGTTTCCCTTTTCGGAACATGGAGTTCCTTTAATGTTATAAAACCATGCTCAGATGCTAATTTGCTAAATTCCCATGGCATCATTGTATTCATCATCACTTTTTCCCCCAACAATCTAGGGTATGCATTTTCCCTCGGACCGGCGGTTGGGCCCAAAATCCCTATACAGGCGATTCCTTTCGGTATTAAAATCCTTTCTATTTCACGTATTACGTCCAAAGGAGACTCCGTCCATTCAATAGAATTGATCGCCAGCACCCCGTCCTGTGAGTGATCGGGAATCGGCACATTTGAAAGATCTCCAACTAAAAATCGGACGTTCGGATGCTGATAAGACTTTGCGATGCTGATCATTTGTTCAGAAAGATCAATACCCGTCACCAGATAACCGGCTTCAGCCAATTTTAATGCGGCATAACCGTCGCCACACCCTAAATCGCAAATCTTTTTTCCAATTGGCAAAGCGCTTTGTAAAAATGGCAATATTTCTTTTCGGCTACCTTTTTCCCACATATTCTTACTTCTAGCATGCCAATTTTGCGCATTCTGATTCCATTGATCCTTCGTATAGTCCGTCCACTCGTTTGATTTCAAAAGAACCACCGCCTGTTTTTACCATAATCATAATCGAACGGTGTATTCGAAACAATAAAAATTTATTAGTAAAAATCCGTTTCCAAGGACATGATAGACAATAGATTCTACAAAGAAAGAGGGGTAACAATGGAATATATTGTTGCTGTCCAAAGAAACTCTTTAGGAGACATCGTTAGTGTTCAAACCTCCAAAGGAAGGATCATTTCCTACCAAAAAGCCTTGATGGAAGCAGAAGCTGGGATGTTGGGCGGCACCGAAATCCAATGGAACAAAGATGGTAACCGAATTTTATTGAATAAAATGTCCGAGGACATCTACTTTTCTGATTTCCCTTCCATTTATTAAAGGACGGTTTTCCCTAATTTTTCTTATGTTGAAACCGATAGGTGCCGCATAAAAAAACTTCCCGGGTCCATACTCAGGAAGCGCTTTACATTTCTTCTTCATTTTTCATCTGAATCATGCGAAGCGATTCAATCCGTTCGGGAGTTTCTTCAAAAAATTGCAGCAAATCGGCAATGCGGTTAATGGAGTCCCAACTCAAATGGTGCTCAATTCCTTCCACATCGTTATAAATATTCTCTTCTTTTACACCAATCGTTCTTAAAAACGATTCCAACAGATCATGACGATCGACAAGCCTCTTCCCGATTTTTTTCCCTTTTGGAGTAAGGACAAGACCTCGATATTTCTCATATACCAAATATTCATCTTTATCTAACTTCTGAACCATTTTGGTCACAGAAGATGGGTGCACAGACAAAGCTTCGGCGATATCCGAAACCCTTGCATACCCTTTATTTTCAATTAACAAGTAAATTTGTTCTATGTAATCCTCCATGCTCGGCGTTGGCATGTTCTACCTCCAATTCTTCCGATAAGGAAAGTGTACTACCAATTGAATATTATCATAAGAATGAACAAAAATAAAAATATATCATTGAATTCTTTCTTTGAGAAGAGAAATTTTTCTAAAAGGCCTGTTCTTATCTTGACTTCTCTCTTCTTATGTTGTATATTGGTGTTATCAATTAACAGAATATGTTCCGCCTTTCAAACTATAGGAAGCCGTGAAGTATTTTGTTATTTGATAAATATTTTGATTGAGCACGATGTGCTTGGAAAGTTTAGGAGGATTTAATAATATGCAAAACGGTAAAGTAAAATGGTTTAACAATGAAAAAGGCTATGGGTTTATTGAAGTTGAAGGCGGAGACGACGTATTCGTTCATTTCACAGCTATTCAAGGTGACGGTTACAAATCACTTGAAGAAGGTCAAGCAGTTTCTTTCGAAATCGTTGAAGGTAACCGCGGACCACAAGCTGCTAATGTTGTAAAACTTTAATTTCGCGATTTTGGTTTCTTTTTGACCATTGTGAATATGAAAAGCTGGCGGTTTTCCGCCAGCTTTTTTTGATTCTTGAAAGAATGAATGAAACATCTTCAAGATTGCGATTCGATTACTGCGATTTACTGATGAACGGATTCAACATGGAAAAACAGAAACGAAATTCTTCGCATGCGGACAGCTCCTCAACATCTTTCTCTCCATCTTAAAGTCGCCGTCCGTATTCTTTAAGTTTTTCTCCTACTGTACATTCACGAATACAAAATCGGTGAGCCCTTGTTTTCCCATATTCTTTTCGCAACGTGGATTTCACTAAACATCCTCGACAATATGTTTGTAGTAATTCATCCACCTCTTCCAACAACTGTTTCCTATCCAATTGAGTCAACACCCTTCGTACTGAACGATTTTATTTATCATCATAATTTCGAATGACTGTTTATTGTAATTCCTTTCAGCGCTTGGCTCGCTAATTTGTCCGCTTCTTTATTTTGCTTTCTATCCACCTCTTTGTAAAGAGGCTTTATTTGCAGTTCGTTGATTTTCGCTTCAATCCTGTCCAGCCATTTATTTAGATTTTCTTCAAAGCATGGCCACTCCCCGGACAACTGTTTTAATACCCCTAATGAATCGCCGGAAATGGTGCATACCGTATTTTTGACCCCTAGTTCTTCCAGCATTTGCATGGCTTGATATAAAGCTGCATATTCCGCTTCATTATTGGATTCTAGTTCATCTAGCTTATGGTTGGCTCTTATCCTGTAGGGCACCCCACTTTTTGTGTAATAAATAACGATACCAGTGCCTGCTGTAAATGTGTTACGGTCAAATCCTCCGTCAAAATACACCGTGATATCAACCGGCTCTTCCTCCAGCTTTTCGTTTAATTTTATATATTCTTTTTTGGACCACTGATTTTGCAACTCGTCGATGACAACTACTTGCTTCAATCTTCCGGTTTTTTCTAAATCTTGGATCAGCGGCAGAACTTTTTCTTTCTCCATCCAGTCTGATTCAAACCATATGTCCTGGATTTTCTTTTGGCTGTATAGCCATTTTATTTTCATTTTCATCTTGTTCACCTGTTCCTATCTTTGCACATGTCTTTTTGTTTAGTATAATGAATTTTATGATCATTTTATAAAGTGAAACTTTCATCAATGGAGATCGTTCCCATTGATGGTTAGTCGAACTGATCAAAAGCATTCTCGCCGTTCTGTTGGAGAGACTGCTTCTTTTTCTTTATACAACCAACTTACATATTTATATATTTTCCTATTGTTTAAAAATGTTTCAAGGGACTTTCCGTTTTAATGATGATTGCACATTTCAATCTGATTTTCCATTTGTTTTATTTTATGTCAGATTCGATTTCTTAGCATTCTTTCTGGCAGCGGAAATCAAAAAATGTCATCGCTTTTGAGTTTGTTTGAGCACTTGAATGTTCGATTGAGCTGATTTTAAAGAACGAATTCCTTGAGAATTGATTTCACCACTTTCGTATACGTGTATTTCTTGCCGGAGGTTCCGTTTCATGAAAGGAGACAGTATGATGAAATGGCTTTCTGATATTTCATTATTCATAGTTGCACTTGTATGGGGCTCAACATTTGTGATGATTCAAAACGCAATTGACTTTTTGCCGCCACTCTTCTTTAATGGTGTAAGGTTTGGTTTGGCCGGGCTTGTCATGTTTCTCATTGTCGTGCTTCGAAAAGATCAAAAAACCTTTTCTTTCAATGCGATCGGCTATGGAAGTGTACTTGGATTATGCTTGTTTATTGGATATGCTTTCCAAACGGTCGGGCTATTGTACACCACTGTTGCCAAATCGAGTTTTATCACTGGATTGTATGTTGTTTTTGTTCAGTTTTTGGCTTTCGTTCTTTTGAAAATAAAACCTTCTTTTTCTGCCATCGTAGGCTCGTTTACAGCGGCTTTAGGTCTTTATTTACTTACTTCGGCAGGTGATGGAGGTAGCTGGAATAAAGGGGATGTTCTCAGTTTATTTTGCGCCATTGCGTTCGCATTTCATATCGTATTGACAGGAAAATTTACCCATAAAGCTTCCGTGCTGATGTTAACGACCGTCCAATTTTTCACCGTATCCATTCTTAGTTTCATTGGATCCTTCCTGTTGGAGAATTGGCAAACAACTTTTCAACTTTCTGTTCTTATAAAACCTTCTGTTTTTTATCCGTTACTGATGACTTCCTTGTTGGCAACGGACGCTGCTTTTTTTATTCAAACATACGCCCAAAAATATACGTCCCCGCCAAAGGTGGCTTTCATCTTGTCAATGGAACCTGTATTTGGAGTCCTGACCGCCTATTTTTGGATCGGTGAACGGCTGTCATGGTCAGGAGTGACCGGTTCTTTATTGATTTTTCTAAGTATGGTGATATCAGAAGTGCCTATTTTTCAGTATTTTTTCCGGAAAAAGGCCGGTTAAATAAACCAAAAGAAAGAAGCTAATCTTTGGCAATCACTTAATCCAATCGGAAAGCAATCATTTTCTTAGACTTCTAGAAATGAATAGAGAAAAGAACTTTCACGAAACTGTTGAAAAGGAACAACAGTCAAATCAAATCTCTTCGTTTGTCCTTTTGGGAGTTCATGTGCGACAAAACACCAGTTTCATAACTTTTAATAATAAGAAACATCCCTCCCAAGTGTATAAGTTTTCAAACAACAAAAAATGGTTTCCTACCATTCTATCAGGTTGAAAATCCTGTACAGGTTATTCCAACAGGATTAGATCGAGATTGAACTTGAGATAACGAGAGAGTCTACTCAAATAGACTCCTATTGCATTCCTTCGCATCCAGATGAACATTTCAGAACCATTTATGCGATTAAGAGGCTGTAGTGAAAAAAAGACGTTTCTGCTCGTCGTATCTTGATAAGTATAAAAAATCATCAACACTCCGTTTCCCCTATTCACTGGCCTGCTTTTCTTTTCAGAGAGAGCGGCTGCTTTGCATAAAATGAACTCCCTCCAGAGAAAGTAAAGATGGAGGTGACCATCATGAGCAAAAACAGAAACCGAGGAAGAGGAACAAAAGCACCAGGCGTTAATCCGCAAGGCTATGGCCAAGATGCCGATTTTACTCCCGATCCTAAAAGCCGATTGGAAAATGCAGCCAAAAAATCGAATAAAAAATAGCCAATGACTGTTTTAATTTAAATACTTTTACGAAAAAGCGCTTCTTTCGATTTACTGTTAAAAAAAGGCGGTGGGCAACATATTTTGCTCACCGCTCATTGGATAACAGTTTGGCCGATTGACTTTGATTCCATCGTAATAAAAGTGGTTTTAACGTTTTGAATTCATACTGTTCGATACACTCCATAATAGAATCGAGAAACGGCTCCCAACGCGCCTGTTCCTTATTCCAGCTAATTGGAGCATCACAATGGATGGTTGCTAATTTCCGCGAAAGGAAAAGCATATCTAAATCTTCTTCTATTTTCTTTTTCTGAGAAGGCGACAGCAAAGAAAGATTTTCAAGGATTCCTTCGATAGAACCAAATTGTTGTATTAATTTCAGTGCCGTTTTTTCTCCAATGCCTTTCACACCCGGGTAGCCGTCGCTCGGATCTCCCATCAATGCTTTGACATCTATAAACTGTTGGGGCGTCACACCGTATTCTTCATAGAATCTTTCGTATGTGTAAAATGCATAGTTTCCATACCCTTTTTTCAGAAGCATGACATCGATATGTTCATCCAGCAATTGCAGCAAATCTCTGTCTCCGCTTAAGATCGTGACTTTTTTGGGGTGTTCCCTTTTAGCGATGGTTCCAATGCAATCATCTGCTTCGAAACCTTCCACTCCAATATTCGGAAGTTGAAAAAAATCAGTCGCTTTCTTCGCCAGGTCAAATTGAGGAATCAACTCAACCGGCGGTGCCTCACGGTTG of the Bacillus smithii genome contains:
- a CDS encoding DUF3892 domain-containing protein, encoding MEYIVAVQRNSLGDIVSVQTSKGRIISYQKALMEAEAGMLGGTEIQWNKDGNRILLNKMSEDIYFSDFPSIY
- the mntR gene encoding transcriptional regulator MntR — translated: MPTPSMEDYIEQIYLLIENKGYARVSDIAEALSVHPSSVTKMVQKLDKDEYLVYEKYRGLVLTPKGKKIGKRLVDRHDLLESFLRTIGVKEENIYNDVEGIEHHLSWDSINRIADLLQFFEETPERIESLRMIQMKNEEEM
- the cspD gene encoding cold-shock protein CspD, with translation MQNGKVKWFNNEKGYGFIEVEGGDDVFVHFTAIQGDGYKSLEEGQAVSFEIVEGNRGPQAANVVKL
- a CDS encoding zinc-finger domain-containing protein, translating into MDRKQLLEEVDELLQTYCRGCLVKSTLRKEYGKTRAHRFCIRECTVGEKLKEYGRRL
- a CDS encoding reverse transcriptase-like protein, coding for MKMKIKWLYSQKKIQDIWFESDWMEKEKVLPLIQDLEKTGRLKQVVVIDELQNQWSKKEYIKLNEKLEEEPVDITVYFDGGFDRNTFTAGTGIVIYYTKSGVPYRIRANHKLDELESNNEAEYAALYQAMQMLEELGVKNTVCTISGDSLGVLKQLSGEWPCFEENLNKWLDRIEAKINELQIKPLYKEVDRKQNKEADKLASQALKGITINSHSKL
- a CDS encoding DMT family transporter; this encodes MKGDSMMKWLSDISLFIVALVWGSTFVMIQNAIDFLPPLFFNGVRFGLAGLVMFLIVVLRKDQKTFSFNAIGYGSVLGLCLFIGYAFQTVGLLYTTVAKSSFITGLYVVFVQFLAFVLLKIKPSFSAIVGSFTAALGLYLLTSAGDGGSWNKGDVLSLFCAIAFAFHIVLTGKFTHKASVLMLTTVQFFTVSILSFIGSFLLENWQTTFQLSVLIKPSVFYPLLMTSLLATDAAFFIQTYAQKYTSPPKVAFILSMEPVFGVLTAYFWIGERLSWSGVTGSLLIFLSMVISEVPIFQYFFRKKAG
- the sspL gene encoding small, acid-soluble spore protein L, producing MSKNRNRGRGTKAPGVNPQGYGQDADFTPDPKSRLENAAKKSNKK
- a CDS encoding 5'-3' exonuclease, with product MKENEHLLIVDGMALLFRSFYATAVTGQFMINSKGMPTNGVQGYIKHLLTAVEKIQPTHIAVCWDMGGNTFRNDLFPDYKSNREAPPVELIPQFDLAKKATDFFQLPNIGVEGFEADDCIGTIAKREHPKKVTILSGDRDLLQLLDEHIDVMLLKKGYGNYAFYTYERFYEEYGVTPQQFIDVKALMGDPSDGYPGVKGIGEKTALKLIQQFGSIEGILENLSLLSPSQKKKIEEDLDMLFLSRKLATIHCDAPISWNKEQARWEPFLDSIMECIEQYEFKTLKPLLLRWNQSQSAKLLSNER